A genomic window from Osmerus eperlanus chromosome 5, fOsmEpe2.1, whole genome shotgun sequence includes:
- the cdk17 gene encoding cyclin-dependent kinase 17 isoform X2, protein MEKMKRFKRRLSQTLRGSQTIDESLSELAEQMTIEENGLKDSEPIVRNGRPPTAHSVHSFLHQYTGSFKKPPLRRPQSAIGGGLGSLMAMPRNGSRLDIVHENLKMGSDGESDQASGTSSDEVQSPTGVCLRNRGNRRISMEDLNKRLSLPADIRIPDGYLEKLQLTSPSFDQPLSRRSRRASLSEIGFGKLETYIKLDKLGEGTYATVFKGRSKLTDNLVALKEIRLEHEEGAPCTAIREVSLLKDLKHANIVTLHDIIHTDKSLTLVFEYLDKDLKQYMDDCGNILSMQNVKIFLFQILRGLAYCHKRKVLHRDLKPQNLLINDRGELKLADFGLARAKSVPTKTYSNEVVTLWYRPPDVLLGSSEYSTQIDLWGVGCIFYEMAAGRPLFPGSTVEDELHLIFRLLGTPMEETWPGISSIEEFKSYKFPKYKPQPVINHAPRLDTDGIELLMSFLRYESKKRISADEAMRQPYFRNLGPRVHTLPESISIFTLKEVQLQKDPGYRNSSYPESGNGKNRRQSMLF, encoded by the exons ATGGAGAAGATGAAGAGGTTCAAGCGGCGCCTCTCCCAGACCCTGAGGGGAAGCCAGACCATCGACGAGTCTCTGTCTGAGCTAGCCGAGCAGATGACCATTGAGGAGAACGGCTTGAAGGACAGCg agcCCATCGTGAGGAACGGCCGCCCCCCGACCGCCCACAGCGTCCACTCCTTCCTGCACCAGTACACGGGGTCCTTTAAGAAGCCCCCCCTCCGCAGGCCTCAGAGCGCCATCGGGGGAGGCCTAGGCTCCCTGATGGCCATGCCACGCAACGGCAGTCGCCTCG ACATTGTCCACGAAAACCTAAAAATGGGTTCTGACGGCGAGAGTGACCAGGCCTCTGGGACATCCTCGGATGAGGTCCAGTCTCCGACTGGCGTCTGTCTCCGGAACCGGGGCAACAGACGGATCTCCATGGag gacctgAATAAGCGTCTGTCCCTACCAGCTGACATCAGGATACCTGATGGCTACCTGGAGAAGCTGCAGCTCACCAGCCCGTCCTTCGACCAGCCGCTCAGTCGGCGCTCCCGCAGAGCCTCCCTG TCGGAAATTGGATTTGGGAAGCTAGAGACCTACATCAAACTGGACAAGCTCGGGGAG GGGACGTACGCCACGGTCTTCAAGGGCAGGAGTAAACTAACGGACAACCTGGTGGCCCTGAAGGAGATCCGCCTGGAGCATGAGGAAGGAGCGCCCTGCACCGCCATACGAGAGG TGTCTCTACTGAAGGACCTGAAGCACGCCAACATAGTGACACTGCATGACATCATCCACACGGACAAATCCCTGACACTGGTCTTTGAGTACCTG GACAAGGACCTGAAGCAGTACATGGACGACTGCGGGAACATCCTGAGCATGCAGAACGTTAAG ATTTTTCTGTTCCAAATCCTGAGAGGCCTGGCGTACTGCCATAAACGGAAAGTTCTCCACAGAGACTTGAAGCCTCAGAACCTTCTCATCAATGACAGAGGGGAACTCAAACTGGCTGACTTTG GTCTGGCTCGGGCCAAATCTGTCCCCACTAAGACCTACTCCAACGAGGTGGTGACGCTGTGGTACCGACCGCCAGACGTCCTCCTGGGTTCCTCCGAGTACTCCACACAGATAGACCTGTG GGGGGTGGGCTGTATATTCTATGAGATGGCTGCCGGCAGGCCCCTGTTCCCTGGCTCCACAGTGGAGGATGAGCTTCACCTCATTTTCCGGCTGCTGG GTACTCCCATGGAGGAAACCTGGCCAGGAATCTCCTCTATAGAAGAGTTCAAGTCCTACAAGTTCCCCAAGTACAAACCCCAGCCCGTCATCAACCATGCACCCAG GTTGGACACAGACGGCATTGAATTGTTGATGTCCTTCCTCAGA TACGAGTCCAAGAAGAGGATTTCTGCAGATGAGGCAATGAGGCAGCCCTACTTCAGGAACCTTGGGCCTCGCGTGCATACACTGCCAGAGA GCATATCCATATTTACACTGAAGGAGGTCCAACTGCAGAAAGATCCTGGATACAGGAATTCCTCCTACCCTGAATCAG GCAACGGCAAGAACAGAAGGCAAAGCATGCTCTTTTAG
- the cdk17 gene encoding cyclin-dependent kinase 17 isoform X1, which yields MEKMKRFKRRLSQTLRGSQTIDESLSELAEQMTIEENGLKDSGEEPIVRNGRPPTAHSVHSFLHQYTGSFKKPPLRRPQSAIGGGLGSLMAMPRNGSRLDIVHENLKMGSDGESDQASGTSSDEVQSPTGVCLRNRGNRRISMEDLNKRLSLPADIRIPDGYLEKLQLTSPSFDQPLSRRSRRASLSEIGFGKLETYIKLDKLGEGTYATVFKGRSKLTDNLVALKEIRLEHEEGAPCTAIREVSLLKDLKHANIVTLHDIIHTDKSLTLVFEYLDKDLKQYMDDCGNILSMQNVKIFLFQILRGLAYCHKRKVLHRDLKPQNLLINDRGELKLADFGLARAKSVPTKTYSNEVVTLWYRPPDVLLGSSEYSTQIDLWGVGCIFYEMAAGRPLFPGSTVEDELHLIFRLLGTPMEETWPGISSIEEFKSYKFPKYKPQPVINHAPRLDTDGIELLMSFLRYESKKRISADEAMRQPYFRNLGPRVHTLPESISIFTLKEVQLQKDPGYRNSSYPESGNGKNRRQSMLF from the exons ATGGAGAAGATGAAGAGGTTCAAGCGGCGCCTCTCCCAGACCCTGAGGGGAAGCCAGACCATCGACGAGTCTCTGTCTGAGCTAGCCGAGCAGATGACCATTGAGGAGAACGGCTTGAAGGACAGCggtgagg agcCCATCGTGAGGAACGGCCGCCCCCCGACCGCCCACAGCGTCCACTCCTTCCTGCACCAGTACACGGGGTCCTTTAAGAAGCCCCCCCTCCGCAGGCCTCAGAGCGCCATCGGGGGAGGCCTAGGCTCCCTGATGGCCATGCCACGCAACGGCAGTCGCCTCG ACATTGTCCACGAAAACCTAAAAATGGGTTCTGACGGCGAGAGTGACCAGGCCTCTGGGACATCCTCGGATGAGGTCCAGTCTCCGACTGGCGTCTGTCTCCGGAACCGGGGCAACAGACGGATCTCCATGGag gacctgAATAAGCGTCTGTCCCTACCAGCTGACATCAGGATACCTGATGGCTACCTGGAGAAGCTGCAGCTCACCAGCCCGTCCTTCGACCAGCCGCTCAGTCGGCGCTCCCGCAGAGCCTCCCTG TCGGAAATTGGATTTGGGAAGCTAGAGACCTACATCAAACTGGACAAGCTCGGGGAG GGGACGTACGCCACGGTCTTCAAGGGCAGGAGTAAACTAACGGACAACCTGGTGGCCCTGAAGGAGATCCGCCTGGAGCATGAGGAAGGAGCGCCCTGCACCGCCATACGAGAGG TGTCTCTACTGAAGGACCTGAAGCACGCCAACATAGTGACACTGCATGACATCATCCACACGGACAAATCCCTGACACTGGTCTTTGAGTACCTG GACAAGGACCTGAAGCAGTACATGGACGACTGCGGGAACATCCTGAGCATGCAGAACGTTAAG ATTTTTCTGTTCCAAATCCTGAGAGGCCTGGCGTACTGCCATAAACGGAAAGTTCTCCACAGAGACTTGAAGCCTCAGAACCTTCTCATCAATGACAGAGGGGAACTCAAACTGGCTGACTTTG GTCTGGCTCGGGCCAAATCTGTCCCCACTAAGACCTACTCCAACGAGGTGGTGACGCTGTGGTACCGACCGCCAGACGTCCTCCTGGGTTCCTCCGAGTACTCCACACAGATAGACCTGTG GGGGGTGGGCTGTATATTCTATGAGATGGCTGCCGGCAGGCCCCTGTTCCCTGGCTCCACAGTGGAGGATGAGCTTCACCTCATTTTCCGGCTGCTGG GTACTCCCATGGAGGAAACCTGGCCAGGAATCTCCTCTATAGAAGAGTTCAAGTCCTACAAGTTCCCCAAGTACAAACCCCAGCCCGTCATCAACCATGCACCCAG GTTGGACACAGACGGCATTGAATTGTTGATGTCCTTCCTCAGA TACGAGTCCAAGAAGAGGATTTCTGCAGATGAGGCAATGAGGCAGCCCTACTTCAGGAACCTTGGGCCTCGCGTGCATACACTGCCAGAGA GCATATCCATATTTACACTGAAGGAGGTCCAACTGCAGAAAGATCCTGGATACAGGAATTCCTCCTACCCTGAATCAG GCAACGGCAAGAACAGAAGGCAAAGCATGCTCTTTTAG